In Streptomyces sp. P3, one DNA window encodes the following:
- a CDS encoding amino acid adenylation domain-containing protein, which produces MPLRHLTPRDQDLFWRYGRGPAIDVPDPLVHRAVERHAAAAPYAVAAEHRGTNLTYGELNRYADALAARLVHEGVRPGDHVGLFVRRSLPMLVGLLGILKAGAAYVPQDIGLAPSAQLAHVVRAAATRVVLTQRAHAARIPRGPRVLALDEPLPRAPAPRPRIDPDDGCYVLFTSGTTGCPNGVKVTHRNVANLLCTEPGGLGIRPGDRVAQLLNIAFDMAAWEILGCLAHGATLVVRGKDIAAAARTATVLVATPTVLAGIDPADCPRVRTVAVAGEPCPRPLADAWAARAAFHNCCGPTETTIVNTMSRHAPAAPLLTIGRPTPNNTVYVLDADRRALPIGEVGEMWAGGDCVSAGYLGNDELNAERYAPDPFLGRGHRMFRTRDLGRWTPGGELEHLGRTDDQVKVRGFRVELDSVSSVLEGVPGCTRAVTLRRDARSLVSFVCPADVDPDAARRAVADALPYYCVPEDVMPMTSLPETDRGKIDKPALLKLARERTAVASR; this is translated from the coding sequence TCACCCCCCGTGACCAGGATCTTTTCTGGCGCTACGGCCGCGGCCCCGCCATCGACGTCCCGGACCCGCTGGTCCACCGCGCCGTCGAACGGCACGCGGCCGCCGCCCCGTACGCGGTCGCCGCCGAACACCGCGGCACGAACCTGACCTACGGTGAACTCAACCGGTACGCCGACGCCCTCGCCGCCCGGCTGGTCCACGAGGGCGTCCGCCCCGGCGATCACGTCGGCCTCTTCGTCCGCCGCTCGCTGCCGATGCTCGTCGGCCTGCTCGGCATCCTGAAGGCGGGCGCGGCATACGTCCCCCAGGATATCGGCCTCGCACCCTCCGCCCAGCTCGCGCACGTCGTCCGGGCGGCCGCCACCCGCGTCGTGCTCACCCAGCGCGCGCACGCCGCCCGGATCCCGCGCGGCCCCCGCGTCCTCGCCCTCGACGAGCCCCTCCCGCGCGCCCCCGCGCCGCGCCCCCGCATCGACCCCGACGACGGCTGCTACGTCCTGTTCACCTCCGGTACCACCGGCTGCCCCAACGGCGTGAAGGTCACCCACCGCAACGTCGCCAACCTCCTGTGCACGGAACCCGGCGGCCTCGGTATCCGCCCGGGCGACCGGGTGGCCCAACTCCTCAACATCGCCTTCGACATGGCCGCCTGGGAGATCCTCGGCTGCCTCGCCCACGGCGCCACCCTGGTCGTCCGCGGCAAGGACATCGCGGCGGCCGCCCGCACCGCCACCGTCCTCGTCGCCACCCCGACCGTGCTCGCCGGCATCGACCCGGCGGACTGCCCCCGGGTGCGCACGGTGGCCGTCGCCGGCGAGCCCTGCCCGCGCCCGCTCGCCGACGCCTGGGCGGCCCGGGCCGCCTTCCACAACTGCTGCGGCCCCACCGAGACGACCATCGTGAACACGATGAGCCGCCACGCCCCGGCCGCCCCGCTGCTGACCATCGGCCGCCCCACCCCGAACAACACCGTCTACGTCCTCGACGCCGACCGCCGCGCCCTGCCCATCGGCGAGGTCGGCGAGATGTGGGCCGGCGGCGACTGCGTCTCGGCCGGCTACCTCGGCAACGACGAGCTGAACGCGGAGCGCTACGCCCCCGATCCCTTCCTCGGCAGGGGGCACCGGATGTTCCGCACCCGCGACCTCGGCCGCTGGACCCCCGGCGGCGAGCTCGAACACCTCGGCCGTACCGACGACCAGGTCAAGGTGCGCGGGTTCCGGGTGGAGCTGGACTCCGTGTCGTCGGTCCTCGAAGGAGTTCCGGGCTGCACCCGGGCGGTGACCCTGCGGCGCGACGCCCGCAGCCTGGTCTCCTTCGTCTGCCCGGCCGACGTGGACCCCGACGCGGCCCGCCGCGCGGTGGCGGACGCGCTGCCGTACTACTGCGTGCCTGAGGATGTCA